The Desulfovibrio sp. genomic sequence GGATGCCAAAGAGGCGCTCCGGACTCTGGCGGGCCCTCCTCGGCCAACGAGCCTTTGCTTCGACTCGTCCGGGCTCACGCATTGGGACAGCAGGTTTTTGGTCTTCTGCAGGTCGCTTCTGGCCGTGGCCCGCGAGACCGGCGTTGCCGTGGACCTTGCCGGCCTGCCCGAAGGAGCCAAGGGACTGCTTGATCTTGCGGAAAAGGTTCCGGAGCGCAAAGGCGCTGCGGCAGGCAAGAGAAGCGAACCTCTGCTTGCGCACGTGGGCAATTGGTGCATCGAAGCCTGGCGGGGCCTGCCGGACATTGTGGAGTTCATCGGGGATGTCACCCTCGCCTGCCTGAAACTGGTTCGTGGCAAGGCGGTGTTCCAGGCGTCCGGATTCGTCGGGCTCATGCATCAGGTGGGCGTGGAAGCCCTGCCCATTGTTTCTCTTATTAGCCTCCTGGTCGGGCTCATTCTGGCCTTTGTGGCCTCCATCCAGCTGCTCCAGTTCGGGGCGCAAATATACGTCTCCACCATAGTGGGCATTTCCATGATCCGGGTCATGGGCGCGATCATGACCGGCATCATCATGGCCGGGCGCACCGGGGCCGCCTTTGCGGCGGAGATCGGCACCATGCAGGTCAACGAGGAGATCGACGCCCTGCGAACCTTCGGGTTCTCGCCCACTGAGTTTTTGGTTTTGCCGCGCATGCTGGCCCTGGTGCTCATGATGCCGCTTTTGTGCATTTACGCCGACCTCATGGGCTGCCTGGGCGGACTCATCGTGGGCGTGGGCATGCTTGGCATAAACCCGCTTCAATACCTGACGCAGACGTTCAATTCGATACCTCTGGTCAATGTGTTCATCGGGCTGGTGCACAGCCTAGTGTTCGGGGTGCTTATCGCCCTGGCCGGGTGTTACCGGGGCATGCGCTGCGGGCGAAGTGCCATGGCCGTGGGCCAGGCCACCACCTCGGCCGTGGTGACCGGCATCCTGAGCATCGTCATCGCCACGGCCATCATCACCTGGCTGTGCAACATCCTGGGCGTGTGAGGAACTGTGACGGATTTGCTTGTCGATTCCCCTAAACCGCGCATAACCGTAAACGGCTTGACCATGGCCTATGGCGATTTCGTGCTCATGCGCGATCTCACCTTCACCATCGACCAGGGGGACATCTTCATCATCATGGGTGGCAGCGGCTGCGGCAAAAGTACCTTGCTGCGGGTGCTGGTCGGGCTCAAACAGCCCGCCGCTGGCAAGGTGTTCTACAAAGACAAGAGCCTGTGGGACAGTGACGAGAAAACCCGGCTCGATCTCATTCGCGGCACAGGGCTTCTGTTCCAGAGCGGGGCGCTTTTTAGTTCCATGACCCTGGCGGAGAACATCTCCCTGCCGCTGAAGGAGTACACATGTCTGTCTCATAACGAGATACGCGACATGGCCAGGTTCAAGCTCGCCCTGGTGGGA encodes the following:
- a CDS encoding ABC transporter permease, which produces MISQADPKATCQVSLTKGTLLVAFAGAWGMCSAVPDAKEALRTLAGPPRPTSLCFDSSGLTHWDSRFLVFCRSLLAVARETGVAVDLAGLPEGAKGLLDLAEKVPERKGAAAGKRSEPLLAHVGNWCIEAWRGLPDIVEFIGDVTLACLKLVRGKAVFQASGFVGLMHQVGVEALPIVSLISLLVGLILAFVASIQLLQFGAQIYVSTIVGISMIRVMGAIMTGIIMAGRTGAAFAAEIGTMQVNEEIDALRTFGFSPTEFLVLPRMLALVLMMPLLCIYADLMGCLGGLIVGVGMLGINPLQYLTQTFNSIPLVNVFIGLVHSLVFGVLIALAGCYRGMRCGRSAMAVGQATTSAVVTGILSIVIATAIITWLCNILGV